Proteins encoded in a region of the Acidobacteriota bacterium genome:
- a CDS encoding ligand-binding protein SH3: MVTTQAIVIKAYQAQYLDPISFQAGEPIQVGQEDTEFPGWIWCTDQRGKSGWVPKHTFEANGQSEQTVMDYTARELTAHEGHHLVVHKIEFGWAWCTNSAGESGWIPVSCLEISDANPSLDQITSA, from the coding sequence ATGGTTACAACCCAGGCAATTGTCATCAAAGCCTATCAGGCACAATACCTTGACCCAATTTCATTCCAGGCCGGCGAACCAATCCAGGTTGGCCAGGAAGACACCGAGTTTCCAGGCTGGATCTGGTGCACGGACCAGCGGGGAAAAAGCGGCTGGGTGCCCAAACATACCTTTGAAGCCAACGGGCAATCCGAGCAAACAGTGATGGATTACACTGCCCGTGAGCTGACGGCTCATGAGGGACACCACCTGGTTGTTCACAAGATTGAATTCGGCTGGGCGTGGTGTACCAATAGCGCCGGAGAATCAGGCTGGATTCCGGTTTCCTGTCTTGAAATTTCAGACGCCAATCCCTCTTTGGACCAGATTACATCCGCCTAA
- a CDS encoding NAD-dependent epimerase/dehydratase family protein translates to MRAFVTGGTGFIGGNLIPELLASGSEVRALVRPGSDQKNLEGLTIDCVEGDLNDEHFLHRALDGCQLVFHVAAHYSLLRRDSAAIYRSNVDGTKNLLRAARKTNIRRFVHTSSVAAIGVPPHGQEADETTCTTVDELVSAYKKSKFLAEEAAVAAAREGLPVVIVNPSTPIGPRDVKPTPTGNIVLRFLKREMPLYVHTGLNLVDVRDVVKGHLLAAEKGRIGERYILGNRNVTLKELVDMLEVITGLPAPTKAIPHWIPIAVGYIDELFISRLTGRPPTVEIDSAKMAKHAMYYRSDKAIRELGLPQTPIETALRDAVEWFRANEYV, encoded by the coding sequence ATGCGTGCATTTGTGACTGGAGGCACGGGATTTATCGGCGGAAATCTCATCCCGGAACTCCTGGCCTCAGGCAGTGAAGTCCGGGCGCTGGTACGACCCGGAAGTGACCAAAAAAATCTGGAAGGGTTGACAATTGATTGTGTTGAGGGAGATTTAAACGACGAACACTTTTTACACCGGGCTCTCGATGGGTGCCAACTGGTTTTTCACGTGGCGGCTCATTACAGCCTGCTTCGGCGTGACAGTGCGGCCATTTATCGAAGCAACGTTGATGGCACCAAGAATCTGCTTCGAGCCGCTCGGAAAACCAATATTCGACGGTTTGTCCACACCAGTTCAGTGGCCGCTATCGGCGTGCCACCTCACGGTCAGGAAGCGGATGAAACCACCTGCACAACAGTTGATGAACTGGTCAGTGCCTATAAAAAATCAAAGTTCCTGGCCGAAGAAGCCGCCGTCGCGGCTGCCCGCGAAGGACTCCCCGTGGTAATCGTCAATCCAAGTACCCCAATTGGCCCGCGTGACGTCAAGCCCACCCCAACTGGAAATATTGTTCTTCGGTTTTTGAAGCGTGAAATGCCGCTGTATGTCCACACTGGACTCAACCTGGTGGATGTTCGCGACGTCGTCAAAGGACATCTGCTGGCGGCTGAAAAAGGCCGGATTGGTGAACGCTACATTTTGGGGAACCGCAACGTGACGCTCAAGGAACTGGTGGACATGCTCGAAGTCATCACGGGCCTCCCCGCACCGACAAAAGCGATTCCACATTGGATTCCAATTGCGGTCGGCTACATTGACGAACTTTTCATCAGTCGGCTCACTGGCCGTCCCCCAACTGTTGAAATTGACAGCGCCAAAATGGCCAAACACGCCATGTACTATCGAAGCGATAAAGCCATCCGCGAACTTGGCCTGCCCCAAACCCCGATTGAAACCGCGCTCCGTGATGCTGTGGAGTGGTTTCGCGCCAATGAGTATGTGTGA
- the cax gene encoding calcium/proton exchanger: MKKLFAAENIMNLLLVFVPVAMILEWVIHAQPIWIFVVSCLAIIPLAGLMGKATEHLSEKLGEGIGGLLNATFGNAAELIIAFMALREGLYDVVKASITGSIIGNLLLVFGLSALVGGLKFPNQTFNRTAANLGTTMLALSAFALLIPAVFHAIVFGKAPATHERELSLEISIVLFITYILSLIFTLKTHKHLYVGELGDAEEEAIGTHGWSQGKSVGVLVGATAMVALISEFLVGSVEAAAKTLGMTEVFVGVILVAIIGNAAEHSTAVLMALKNKMDLAMNIAVGSSLQIALFVAPMLVFLSYPFGGKGPMDLLFTTLEVVSIVIAVTTTSLVSQDGESNWMEGVQLLAVYLILGIAFYNLPHLPL, from the coding sequence ATGAAAAAACTCTTTGCGGCTGAAAACATTATGAATCTGCTGCTGGTCTTTGTGCCGGTGGCAATGATTTTGGAATGGGTGATCCACGCCCAACCCATCTGGATTTTTGTGGTATCGTGTCTGGCGATTATTCCACTGGCTGGCTTGATGGGAAAGGCCACCGAGCACCTTTCGGAAAAATTAGGGGAAGGGATTGGCGGGTTGCTCAATGCCACCTTTGGCAACGCCGCGGAATTGATTATCGCGTTTATGGCGCTCCGCGAAGGGCTCTATGATGTGGTCAAAGCCTCGATCACGGGCTCGATTATCGGTAACCTGTTACTGGTCTTTGGGTTAAGTGCTCTGGTTGGTGGATTGAAATTTCCAAATCAAACGTTTAACCGGACGGCAGCCAATCTCGGCACCACCATGCTCGCTTTGAGCGCGTTTGCACTGCTGATACCAGCCGTGTTTCACGCCATTGTGTTTGGCAAAGCACCAGCCACCCACGAGCGCGAATTGAGCCTGGAAATTTCAATCGTGCTCTTTATTACCTATATCCTGAGTCTGATTTTTACGCTCAAAACCCATAAACATCTGTACGTTGGTGAGTTAGGTGATGCTGAAGAAGAAGCCATCGGGACCCACGGCTGGTCGCAAGGGAAATCAGTCGGCGTCCTGGTCGGTGCCACGGCTATGGTTGCGCTGATTAGTGAATTCCTGGTTGGGTCAGTTGAAGCCGCCGCCAAAACGCTTGGAATGACTGAAGTTTTCGTCGGCGTGATTCTGGTGGCGATTATTGGGAACGCGGCGGAGCATTCAACCGCCGTGCTGATGGCGCTTAAAAACAAGATGGACCTGGCGATGAACATTGCGGTTGGGTCTTCGCTTCAGATTGCCTTGTTTGTGGCCCCGATGCTGGTTTTTCTGAGCTATCCATTTGGCGGCAAAGGGCCAATGGATTTGCTTTTTACCACACTTGAAGTCGTTTCGATTGTGATTGCCGTCACCACAACCTCACTGGTTTCACAGGATGGCGAATCCAACTGGATGGAAGGTGTGCAATTACTGGCGGTGTATCTGATACTCGGGATTGCCTTTTACAACCTGCCGCATCTGCCGTTGTAA
- a CDS encoding M48 family metalloprotease, whose product MVTSRLKSHFPLRFQQFLSIGISAVLLTILCLPVRGQEVPSPQPPLSELVEQPYLQVLILAPQLELSRSEVADFRAELKRQKELEQKRFESQEKLLARTIEQWQKQLEVLNRSASKDSETMAKQRKDAHCQILKLEREKREKTLARKHGVPVAFENKLAKLDLLVDWPAKEQEIKNTIASGTARQRRYGNVEDIGIRVIVKDQEKDIKLGERAVQELKLYGLLPKEFDDKEVNDFVRVVAENIAINSDLKVPLKVTILESDEINAFALPGGYLFINTGLIQHVRTEAELAGVISHEIAHITGRHGARLMKRVTIASIIFEAAQVAAIIFTGGIAGIGTYYALQYGFFGLGLMLNLALLGVCRDFEAEADQLGVQYAWRAGYDPRGFVTFFDYMASEKGYVKSSSFFRTHPPFFERIVSTFSEIAYLPEMEVQKIDSSEFQAIKIRLKTLLEQTKLEEKNKPSLKRKIECD is encoded by the coding sequence ATGGTGACCTCTCGCTTAAAATCTCACTTTCCGTTGCGTTTCCAACAATTCCTTTCCATTGGGATCAGTGCAGTTTTGCTTACGATACTGTGTTTACCAGTTCGTGGGCAGGAAGTTCCATCGCCCCAGCCACCTCTTTCTGAACTGGTTGAGCAACCCTACCTCCAGGTGTTGATTCTTGCCCCGCAGCTTGAACTTTCACGTTCTGAAGTTGCCGATTTTCGGGCTGAACTCAAACGCCAGAAGGAGCTGGAACAAAAGCGGTTTGAATCACAGGAAAAATTGCTGGCCCGCACCATTGAACAATGGCAAAAACAACTTGAAGTGCTGAACCGGAGTGCTTCGAAAGACTCTGAGACAATGGCAAAGCAGCGTAAAGACGCCCATTGCCAAATTTTGAAGCTCGAACGTGAAAAGCGTGAAAAAACACTGGCCCGTAAACATGGTGTTCCGGTCGCCTTTGAAAATAAGCTGGCCAAGCTCGATTTATTAGTGGACTGGCCAGCCAAAGAGCAGGAAATCAAAAATACCATCGCTTCGGGAACCGCCCGTCAACGTCGGTATGGAAATGTCGAAGATATTGGCATCCGGGTCATTGTCAAAGACCAGGAAAAAGACATCAAGCTTGGTGAACGTGCAGTTCAAGAACTCAAGCTGTATGGCCTGCTTCCAAAGGAATTTGACGACAAGGAAGTCAATGATTTTGTGCGGGTGGTGGCTGAAAATATCGCAATCAATTCTGACTTGAAAGTGCCACTCAAGGTCACAATCCTGGAAAGCGATGAAATCAATGCCTTTGCCTTGCCGGGTGGTTACCTCTTTATCAACACGGGGTTGATCCAGCATGTTCGCACTGAAGCAGAGTTAGCCGGAGTGATTTCGCATGAAATCGCCCACATCACTGGTCGTCACGGTGCCCGATTGATGAAGCGAGTGACAATTGCCAGCATCATTTTTGAAGCTGCCCAGGTTGCCGCCATCATTTTTACCGGCGGCATTGCAGGCATCGGAACATACTATGCTCTGCAATATGGATTCTTTGGGTTGGGACTGATGTTGAATCTGGCGTTATTGGGCGTTTGCCGCGATTTTGAGGCCGAAGCGGATCAACTCGGTGTTCAGTATGCGTGGCGCGCGGGCTATGACCCACGCGGATTTGTTACCTTTTTTGACTACATGGCCAGTGAAAAAGGCTATGTCAAATCCTCAAGCTTTTTCCGAACGCATCCGCCATTCTTTGAACGAATCGTGAGTACGTTCAGTGAAATTGCTTATTTACCGGAAATGGAAGTTCAAAAAATTGACTCCAGCGAGTTTCAGGCGATCAAAATTCGCCTCAAAACTTTGCTGGAGCAGACAAAACTCGAAGAGAAAAACAAACCTTCTCTCAAGCGAAAAATTGAATGTGATTGA
- a CDS encoding IS607 family transposase, with amino-acid sequence MNMKLSTYAKHMGVCYLTAYNWFKAGRIQGYQMETGTIIVTEPVSRPIVKTQTRKVAIYARVSAAENKENLEAQAQRVMDYCTARGYQIGQVVKEVGSGVNDTRPKLLKLLTDTTVKCIVCEHKDRLARSGFHFVEELLKIQGREVEVINLAENENEDLMDDFVSSVTSFCARLYGQRRSKRKTERIIAELKREETDEPGDQ; translated from the coding sequence CTGAATATGAAACTTTCGACCTACGCAAAACACATGGGAGTGTGCTATCTGACGGCGTACAACTGGTTCAAAGCTGGACGGATTCAAGGGTATCAAATGGAGACTGGCACAATCATTGTGACCGAACCAGTCAGCCGTCCGATAGTCAAGACACAAACCCGAAAGGTGGCGATCTACGCACGGGTTTCGGCGGCGGAAAACAAAGAGAATCTGGAAGCACAGGCACAACGAGTGATGGATTACTGCACGGCCCGAGGATATCAAATTGGGCAAGTGGTCAAAGAAGTGGGGTCAGGGGTCAACGATACGCGACCCAAATTGCTGAAACTGCTGACGGATACGACGGTGAAGTGTATTGTGTGCGAACACAAAGACCGGCTGGCACGGAGTGGGTTTCATTTTGTGGAAGAGTTGCTCAAAATCCAAGGGCGAGAAGTGGAGGTAATCAATCTGGCGGAAAACGAGAACGAAGATTTGATGGATGATTTCGTGAGCAGTGTGACTTCATTTTGTGCCCGGCTGTATGGACAGAGGCGATCAAAACGGAAGACGGAGCGGATTATCGCGGAACTCAAACGGGAAGAAACCGATGAACCGGGCGATCAATAA
- a CDS encoding alpha/beta fold hydrolase codes for MNRSAILSVFDQKPFIPHPLLKSGHAQTIASAVLSRRKHWLERYSEPRMFHLPHHIQILGHCSWQSDKKKTPCLVLIHGMEGSTESPYMIGTAEKALAAGFNVVRLNIRNCGGVKPNQAFYHAGLTEDLRQIFHQLREVDGVEECYLAGFSLGGNQSLKFAGEEKSNGKNILRGLVAISPSVYLPTCIDALERHTNYLYHMNFLRSIKRKVVAYNQTYPGWVDESLLPKIQTLRKFDDVYTAPYSGFRDAADYYERASSRNYLADIQIPTLILHSEDDPFIPADPLHNKTVTANPNLVAIITRHGGHVAFISAIRENNCRRWAESRVVDFIQILRKK; via the coding sequence ATGAATCGAAGCGCAATCTTATCGGTTTTTGACCAGAAGCCTTTTATTCCACATCCTCTACTCAAGAGTGGACACGCTCAAACGATTGCATCGGCAGTGCTTTCCCGCCGGAAACACTGGTTGGAGCGGTACTCTGAACCACGGATGTTTCACCTGCCACATCATATTCAGATTTTGGGGCATTGCTCCTGGCAATCGGACAAGAAAAAAACGCCTTGCCTGGTCCTCATTCATGGCATGGAAGGCTCAACCGAGTCTCCGTATATGATTGGAACGGCTGAAAAAGCGCTGGCGGCTGGGTTCAATGTCGTCAGACTCAATATCCGCAATTGTGGTGGCGTTAAACCAAACCAGGCATTTTATCATGCTGGTCTGACTGAGGATCTGCGGCAGATATTTCATCAGTTGCGCGAAGTTGATGGTGTCGAGGAATGTTATCTGGCTGGATTTTCACTTGGCGGAAATCAATCCCTCAAATTTGCCGGAGAAGAAAAATCCAATGGAAAGAATATTTTGCGTGGACTAGTCGCGATTTCCCCTTCCGTATACCTTCCCACCTGCATTGATGCCCTCGAACGCCACACCAATTACCTTTACCACATGAATTTCCTGCGCAGTATCAAGCGCAAAGTGGTTGCCTACAACCAGACCTATCCAGGGTGGGTTGACGAGTCACTTCTACCCAAAATCCAGACCTTGCGAAAATTTGATGATGTCTACACGGCGCCCTATTCCGGATTTCGAGATGCGGCTGATTATTATGAACGGGCCAGCTCTCGCAACTACCTGGCTGATATTCAAATCCCAACCCTGATCCTGCATTCAGAGGATGATCCCTTTATCCCGGCAGATCCCCTTCATAATAAAACAGTTACCGCCAATCCAAATCTGGTCGCCATCATTACCCGCCACGGCGGGCACGTTGCATTTATCTCAGCCATCCGAGAAAACAATTGCCGCCGTTGGGCAGAATCCAGAGTAGTGGACTTCATTCAAATTCTCAGAAAAAAATAA
- a CDS encoding ankyrin repeat domain-containing protein translates to MPHPLKDQTMSTLDSLIGQPLDGKYQIVKQLGQGGMGAVFQAIHLGTQRPVAVKVIAPDFMANTEFVERFKREAVAAGRLRHPNVVNVTDFGFSLVGSTTLAFLVMEFLDGCNLGELLAQKGQLPLNLVIDIVEQTALAIDEAHKQGIIHRDLKPDNIWLEPNRRGGYNIKVLDFGIAKLRDTCSEGSDTDVSLTPSGRLHPVDTEGSTLIHRGTLPFSPQRSNTPIFENTEGATQIHPSNPQVSPSPVVVSVAVDSESGTQIHPTTRFDDPEIPRTDGGRATSLLSQSTALSLVTQVGTVMGTPAYMSPEQCKGGATDGKSDIYSLGVIVYQMLAGEQPFQGDTFQLITKHTEEPPPSLFEKRIEISKDVEAVVFSALAKDPRDRPVNARAFAAAIRSTIEGETGVLKTAKFMFSTCQRLFFTLGFIAYLPTVILAAALIYLEYSSGALNSAYGPVAFIGMLVGLYGLALLGNRYNVAAATIIVEKLVTNPESELSFKPIALTYCRNFWPLTKTILLSCGSVLARSIPLVVPGVKAAMYQALAPAAVIVEGKTGRDAIERSTELMKFHRPVGYAFLVRDISAATFGVLYPHLSMLGFLVYGGDDILGDLIQKIFSVWVGLAIAGLFISTMFHSVNCAIPTALFYFQALRSAGIIPCADSCAVEAQITTKPKRPSALKLGTLSWLIMPAIFLVLLVFISQQNPQRAELIRAVRDGKSEKVKQVLSRRPFANATVKNGMTVLILSASNGHTEIVKTLLEAGATLNAKDNDGYTALMMAARTGYVDTVQLLLEKGAAVDDQNNNQETALWQAARYGRTEVVKVLLAAGANPSIKDKTGKTPLEKAREENRTEVVKLLTTDH, encoded by the coding sequence ATGCCACACCCACTGAAAGATCAAACCATGTCCACCCTCGATAGTCTGATTGGGCAACCGCTTGACGGTAAGTACCAGATTGTCAAACAACTTGGCCAGGGAGGAATGGGCGCTGTCTTTCAAGCAATCCACCTCGGCACCCAGCGTCCAGTGGCCGTCAAAGTGATTGCCCCAGACTTTATGGCCAACACTGAGTTTGTTGAGCGGTTTAAACGTGAAGCCGTTGCCGCCGGGCGGCTTCGCCATCCCAATGTGGTCAACGTCACCGATTTTGGATTTTCACTCGTTGGGTCAACCACCCTGGCCTTCCTGGTTATGGAGTTTCTGGATGGGTGCAATCTGGGCGAGTTGCTGGCTCAAAAAGGGCAACTTCCACTGAATCTGGTGATTGATATTGTTGAACAAACGGCGCTTGCCATTGATGAAGCCCATAAACAGGGCATCATTCACCGGGACCTGAAACCTGACAATATCTGGCTGGAACCGAATCGGCGCGGCGGCTACAACATCAAAGTGCTTGATTTTGGAATTGCCAAACTGCGTGATACCTGCAGCGAAGGATCTGATACCGATGTGAGCCTGACTCCCTCTGGCCGACTCCACCCAGTTGATACCGAAGGCTCAACCTTAATTCATCGCGGCACACTTCCGTTTAGTCCTCAGCGATCCAACACCCCAATCTTTGAAAATACCGAGGGAGCCACCCAAATCCACCCTTCAAATCCTCAGGTTTCACCATCACCAGTTGTGGTGTCGGTCGCAGTTGACTCAGAGTCTGGCACTCAGATTCATCCGACGACCCGGTTTGATGACCCAGAAATCCCTCGCACTGACGGTGGACGGGCAACCAGTTTGCTCAGTCAGAGCACGGCACTCAGTCTGGTTACCCAGGTTGGGACGGTCATGGGAACCCCCGCTTATATGTCGCCCGAACAATGCAAAGGGGGTGCAACCGATGGAAAATCAGATATTTACAGTCTTGGGGTGATTGTCTACCAGATGCTGGCTGGTGAACAACCATTTCAGGGAGATACCTTCCAACTGATTACCAAACACACCGAAGAGCCACCTCCCTCGCTGTTTGAAAAACGAATTGAAATTTCGAAAGACGTTGAAGCGGTTGTGTTTTCGGCGCTGGCAAAAGACCCACGGGACCGCCCTGTCAATGCTCGGGCGTTTGCCGCGGCAATCCGATCAACCATCGAAGGTGAAACCGGGGTCCTGAAAACAGCTAAATTTATGTTTTCCACCTGCCAGCGGCTATTCTTTACGCTGGGGTTCATTGCCTACCTTCCAACGGTTATCCTGGCAGCCGCTCTGATTTACCTTGAGTATTCATCGGGTGCCTTAAACTCCGCTTATGGTCCAGTTGCGTTTATCGGCATGCTGGTTGGGCTCTATGGGCTGGCACTGCTTGGGAACCGATACAATGTCGCCGCCGCCACCATTATTGTGGAAAAACTGGTAACCAACCCGGAATCAGAGCTTTCATTCAAGCCAATCGCCCTCACCTACTGCCGAAATTTCTGGCCGCTGACCAAAACCATTCTCTTAAGCTGTGGGTCGGTTCTTGCCCGGTCTATTCCGCTGGTGGTTCCAGGGGTAAAAGCCGCCATGTACCAGGCACTGGCCCCAGCCGCAGTGATTGTGGAGGGCAAAACTGGGCGGGACGCTATTGAGCGATCAACTGAATTGATGAAATTTCATCGGCCAGTTGGGTATGCATTTTTGGTGAGAGACATCAGTGCAGCAACGTTTGGCGTGTTGTATCCCCACCTATCGATGCTTGGCTTTTTGGTTTATGGTGGTGACGACATTTTGGGAGATTTAATCCAGAAAATTTTCAGCGTGTGGGTCGGACTGGCGATTGCGGGTTTGTTTATTTCCACCATGTTTCATTCGGTCAATTGTGCCATTCCAACCGCCCTGTTTTATTTCCAGGCCCTGCGCTCAGCCGGAATTATTCCCTGTGCTGACTCTTGTGCGGTCGAAGCCCAAATTACAACCAAACCCAAGCGCCCGAGTGCATTAAAACTGGGGACGCTTTCCTGGTTGATTATGCCCGCGATTTTTCTGGTGCTGCTGGTGTTTATCAGCCAGCAGAACCCACAACGGGCTGAATTGATCCGGGCGGTGCGCGATGGAAAAAGCGAGAAGGTCAAACAGGTACTCAGTCGTCGGCCTTTTGCCAATGCAACCGTCAAGAACGGAATGACGGTTCTGATCCTTTCCGCCAGCAACGGTCACACCGAAATTGTGAAAACATTGCTTGAGGCCGGCGCCACGCTCAATGCCAAAGACAATGACGGCTACACGGCTCTGATGATGGCCGCGCGCACAGGCTATGTGGACACGGTCCAGCTTTTGTTGGAAAAAGGAGCTGCGGTTGATGACCAAAATAACAACCAGGAAACGGCTCTCTGGCAGGCAGCCCGATATGGCCGAACCGAGGTGGTGAAAGTTCTGCTTGCCGCCGGGGCAAATCCCTCGATCAAAGATAAAACTGGAAAAACCCCACTGGAAAAAGCCAGAGAAGAAAATCGAACTGAAGTGGTTAAACTCCTGACGACTGACCACTGA
- the hemG gene encoding protoporphyrinogen oxidase, with amino-acid sequence MQDVIVVGGGISGLVCAYQLKQLGRNVLLIDGSNRVGGVMKSESVDGFLFERGPNSFYITPEISELLDSIGISPYLVTADSSAPRFVYYKGKLRPVPVPTSPLKFLSSFLTTRLLSPLAKLRLFAEPFIAPSTSGQEQTIEEFITRRFGKQFHDVLVSSFVSGVYAGDTSELSAMASPPFSKLADLEAEHGSVIRGAFRSKKTVSAKTGEPPRRSHQSCSFLNGLETLPKALHKALVNELLLNCKIHGIEFHNHAPQAHYTLEVEFCGDRQPIHTASLVVATPAYTAARLLNPLSDKLADTLDKIPYPPLASVALAFKESQLKLQPGTSLQGFGFLIPRSEGVRTLGCIWNSSLFPERAPQGYVTLTCFIGGSTDPEVLTLSDEDIIRTVHKDLQQTLGVTGAPRVLGVTRWERAIPQYTLGHPSRRTEIEEQVGRYPGLYLTGNYMYGVSIGDCIGQAQRIAEQVEEFLERTIPPSTGVNQYPRTGSDLLL; translated from the coding sequence ATGCAAGACGTAATCGTGGTTGGTGGTGGTATCTCGGGACTGGTTTGTGCATATCAACTCAAGCAGCTTGGGCGCAACGTCTTGCTCATTGACGGAAGCAACCGTGTTGGCGGGGTCATGAAATCCGAATCGGTTGACGGGTTTCTGTTTGAGCGTGGTCCAAACAGTTTTTACATCACCCCTGAAATTTCCGAATTACTTGATAGTATTGGGATTTCCCCGTACCTGGTGACAGCCGACAGTTCAGCACCACGATTTGTCTACTATAAGGGAAAGCTCCGACCCGTTCCGGTTCCAACCTCTCCACTCAAGTTTCTGTCTTCTTTCTTAACCACCCGGCTGCTTTCCCCACTTGCCAAACTTCGGCTCTTTGCCGAGCCCTTCATCGCCCCGAGCACATCTGGCCAGGAACAAACGATTGAGGAATTTATTACCCGCCGATTTGGCAAACAATTCCACGATGTCCTGGTAAGCTCATTTGTATCTGGTGTTTACGCTGGAGACACGTCTGAACTCAGCGCCATGGCCTCACCCCCATTTTCCAAGCTTGCTGACCTTGAAGCCGAACACGGCAGTGTCATTCGGGGTGCCTTCCGCTCGAAAAAAACCGTTTCGGCCAAAACGGGTGAACCACCCCGCCGGTCCCATCAGAGTTGTTCGTTTTTGAATGGGTTGGAAACCCTGCCGAAAGCCCTGCACAAAGCTTTAGTTAACGAGTTGCTCTTAAACTGCAAGATTCACGGCATCGAATTTCACAATCACGCGCCACAAGCTCATTATACGCTTGAAGTTGAATTTTGTGGTGACCGCCAGCCAATTCATACGGCATCTCTTGTGGTCGCCACACCCGCCTATACAGCCGCCCGATTGCTGAACCCGCTTTCAGACAAACTGGCTGATACGTTGGACAAGATTCCATATCCCCCGCTGGCCTCAGTGGCGCTGGCGTTTAAAGAATCCCAATTAAAGCTTCAACCGGGGACATCACTCCAGGGCTTTGGGTTCTTAATTCCTCGTTCAGAGGGAGTTCGAACGCTTGGGTGTATCTGGAACTCGTCACTTTTTCCAGAGCGTGCCCCACAAGGCTATGTGACCCTCACCTGTTTTATCGGCGGCAGCACTGACCCAGAAGTCTTAACCCTGAGCGATGAGGACATTATTCGGACCGTTCACAAAGATTTGCAGCAAACCCTTGGGGTGACAGGTGCCCCTCGCGTGCTGGGCGTTACTCGCTGGGAACGGGCCATTCCCCAATACACACTCGGCCATCCATCCCGGCGGACTGAAATTGAAGAGCAAGTTGGCCGGTACCCGGGTTTGTATCTCACGGGGAATTACATGTATGGAGTCTCAATTGGCGATTGCATCGGGCAAGCCCAACGAATTGCCGAACAGGTTGAAGAATTTCTGGAGCGCACGATTCCACCGTCAACCGGTGTGAATCAGTATCCACGAACAGGCTCGGATCTCCTTCTTTAA
- the hemH gene encoding ferrochelatase → MVSPKNPQPSRIGVLLINLGGPDTLDDVKPFLYNLFSDPEIIQLPIPALQKPVAWLISTTRHKKSAGYYRQIGGGSPQRRITEEQAQALEKELIQRGVQAKTYVGMACWHPLVEDTFEQIKKDQITHLIILPLFPQFSVTTTGSAAKKLIRLINSQGGVRHIRRSYITRYETHPAYIEALAQMTVAEFQKLPDPNPASTTLLFSAHSIPEKYVHRGDPYLKQTQATVAAVMDRIRHHLGAEPQHFLSFQSKIGPVKWLEPSTEVTLRQFAQERRQQVLAIPISFVSEHIETLYEMDILYKEMAEKIQLPFFRVPTLNCHPLFIQSLADLVETRLRPQPKRVVKQAGQR, encoded by the coding sequence ATGGTATCTCCAAAAAATCCTCAACCATCACGGATTGGTGTTTTGCTGATCAATTTGGGCGGCCCTGACACGTTAGATGACGTTAAACCCTTTTTATACAATCTATTCTCTGACCCTGAGATCATTCAATTACCCATCCCGGCGTTGCAAAAACCGGTGGCCTGGCTTATTTCAACCACCCGACATAAGAAATCAGCCGGGTACTATCGTCAGATTGGCGGAGGGTCTCCGCAACGCCGGATTACCGAAGAACAGGCTCAAGCACTTGAAAAAGAACTTATCCAGCGTGGAGTTCAAGCCAAAACCTATGTTGGTATGGCGTGCTGGCACCCTCTGGTGGAAGACACATTTGAACAAATCAAGAAGGATCAAATCACTCATTTAATTATTCTTCCGCTCTTCCCTCAGTTCTCAGTCACCACCACCGGTTCAGCCGCTAAAAAATTGATTCGACTCATCAATTCCCAAGGGGGAGTTCGGCATATTCGTCGCAGCTACATCACGCGGTATGAAACCCATCCGGCCTATATTGAAGCACTGGCTCAAATGACGGTTGCTGAATTCCAGAAACTTCCGGACCCAAACCCTGCCTCCACAACGCTGTTGTTTAGTGCCCACAGCATTCCCGAAAAATATGTCCATCGAGGCGATCCTTATTTAAAACAAACCCAGGCCACCGTGGCAGCGGTTATGGATCGTATTCGGCATCATCTTGGTGCTGAACCTCAGCATTTTCTATCATTTCAAAGCAAGATTGGTCCCGTCAAGTGGCTCGAACCTTCAACGGAAGTCACCCTCCGGCAATTTGCCCAGGAACGGCGCCAACAGGTTCTGGCGATTCCAATCAGCTTTGTTTCTGAACATATCGAAACCCTGTATGAAATGGATATCCTGTACAAGGAAATGGCGGAAAAAATCCAGTTGCCTTTCTTCAGGGTACCCACGCTGAATTGTCATCCATTATTCATCCAATCTCTGGCAGATCTGGTCGAGACCCGTTTGCGCCCACAGCCAAAACGGGTTGTCAAACAGGCTGGTCAGCGATAG